One Hermetia illucens chromosome 4, iHerIll2.2.curated.20191125, whole genome shotgun sequence DNA segment encodes these proteins:
- the LOC119653409 gene encoding pollen-specific leucine-rich repeat extensin-like protein 1, with translation MVKVFIILVLVLQIVVFAHTFRVYENEGEEEEPVDVSGNVNSTGPVVYPSANNTQDIPMMRNETREINSTDINRQATLAPDRTPANETTNARPEANQRNVTNATTPRSNSNNQTSPIPAKVKENSSAKPRRTPLNQPTTKSFIPSPKDVATRMAQGGPSFAEDSFQPMFETDFRPSALLQRRPAHNPVKHHCQTPPRPPPEEPVHQNSARDLVYREPQHQGPDFKPTHHYIEKRPVPKEPPPIDYSSFQKNFFPSESHFKEHQPKFNSLQEYIQHTPRPTPDNSYVMWPESQNNETPNPQNAWTTEQPEFETHPPYKYYPPPTEYSPPKGFLSSALSMITQSLKPSIPTRPYPFELTEIPKHYYEANSGFRHFPPSGQGNDPADHKHFEKYEIITTSPPEYQFQTKFPHTSALHHETEVARPPHRHNLPWHKIIKVLSAIVPFGLLVSALTPNVVLINPNATSPKPVGNIYSYVTRQRSLEPDHVFDQKIMEIFNGLDGEDAESLCIKIAICKAIADNKPENLTQDEYAAFQTKLCDGLEDIPGECPNQ, from the exons ATGGTAAAGGTATTTATAATTCTTGTTCTGGTGCTGCAAATTGTGGTGTTTGCTCACACCTTTCGGGTGTATGAGAATGAGGGTGAAGAGGAAGAACCAGTGGATGTCAGTGGAAATGTGAACTCAACAGGGCCAGTTGTGTATCCTAGTGCGAATAATACTCAGGACATACCGATGATGAGAAATGAGAC GAGAGAAATCAATTCAACAGACATCAATAGACAGGCTACTCTGGCTCCCGATAGAACCCCAGCAAACGAAACGACAAATGCTAGACCAGAAGCAAACCAACGTAACGTAACAAATGCAACAACCCCTAGAAGTAATTCCAACAATCAAACAAGCCCAATTCCAGCCAAGGTAAAGGAAAACAG CTCAGCAAAACCCCGTCGAACTCCATTAAATCAGCCAACAACAAAATCATTTATACCGTCTCCTAAAGATGTTGCTACGAGGATGGCTCAAGGAGGACCATCATTCGCTGAAGATAGTTTCCAACCAATGTTCGAAACAGATTTTAGGCCTTCAGCGTTACTACAACGCCGACCTGCCCACAATCCAGTTAAACATCATTGTCAAACACCTCCCAGGCCACCTCCAGAGGAACCAGTACATCAAAACTCGGCACGAGATCTTGTCTACAGAGAACCTCAGCATCAAGGTCCAGATTTCAAACCAACACATCACTACATTGAAAAGCGGCCCGTTCCGAAAGAACCACCACCAATTGATTACAGCTCGTTTCAAAAGAACTTCTTCCCATCTGAATCACACTTTAAGGAACACCAACCAAAATTTAATTCTTTGCAAGAATATATTCAACATACTCCAAGACCTACCCCGGATAACAGTTATGTGATGTGGCCTGAATCCCAAAATAATGAGACTCCAAATCCTCAAAATGCATGGACAACTGAGCAACCAGAATTTGAAACACATCCACCATATAAATACTACCCTCCGCCAACAGAATATTCACCCCCGAAAGGTTTTTTGAGTAGCGCTCTGTCCATGATCACCCAATCATTAAAACCTTCCATCCCCACACGTCCTTATCCTTTTGAATTAACCGAAATTCCAAAACATTATTACGAGGCAAACTCTGGATTTCGACATTTTCCGCCATCAGGACAAGGCAATGACCCCGCAGACCACAagcattttgaaaaatatgagaTCATCACAACCTCACCACCAGAGTACCAATTTCAAACCAAATTTCCACACACGAGCGCGCTTCATCATGAAACGGAAGTAGCTAGGCCACCTCATCGGCATAATTT GCCCTGGCACAAGATTATCAAAGTCCTATCGGCTATCGTTCCATTTGGATTGCTCGTCTCCGCGCTGACTCCCAATGTAGTTTTGATTAATCCGAACGCAACAAGCCC CAAACCTGTGGGAAACATATATTCGTATGTTACCCGACAACGATCACTTGAACCCGACCATGTTTTCGATCAGAAGATAATGGAAATTTTTAATGGATTGGATGGTGAGGATGCCGAGTCTTTGTGCATCAAAATTGCAATTTGCAAAGCTATTGCTGATAACAAGCCAGAAAATTTAACTCAGGATGAATATGCGGCGTTTCAAACTAA ATTATGCGACGGCCTTGAAGATATTCCAGGAGAATGTCCCAATCAGTAA